The Victivallis sp. Marseille-Q1083 genome has a window encoding:
- a CDS encoding amidophosphoribosyltransferase, which produces MSDCIKHECAVTLLRLRKKPEYYQAKYGTRFYGFQKLTLLLEKQHNRGQDGAGIAAIKLNPQPGCPAFVVEKSASGAPLADLLERMGKSIAAVTEPDRSPLAGELLLGHLRYGTFGRQGVGACHPFVRENACLERTLLLAGNFNLTDTAEIFEQLLITGHHPASRQDGALILGLIGHYLEQALTNRHDCDLGGVLQRAAGSFDGAFTLCGMLADGKAFALRDAAGIRPGFYYVDDEVVVVASERPAIQTAFDLPPEQVKPLPPGDALLIDPRGEVSLRRCLPARPLRQCVFERIYFSRGNDADIYRERKALGRALLPQILAETGGDLEHTFFSYIPNTAQISFLGLLESLLKLPGHPEIRFGQIAVKDAKFRTFITNAAARKDFFKHIYDVTYGQIAAGVDTLVVLDDSIVRGNTMRNAILPMLDRLKPRKIVVVSAAPPIAYPDCYGIDMASLKELVAFEALIALLEQARKQDLLEECYRQALGVLNGGETLKNWLTPLYEQFSFETLSQAIGDRLRPAGLRAQLSVIFQRVEALKVCCPEYSGDWYFTGDYPTPGGYRVVNRALVNYMEKIDGRAY; this is translated from the coding sequence GGTGACGCTGCTCCGGCTTCGCAAGAAGCCGGAGTACTACCAGGCCAAATATGGAACCCGTTTTTACGGATTTCAAAAATTGACGCTGCTCTTGGAGAAGCAGCATAACCGCGGCCAGGATGGCGCCGGCATCGCCGCGATCAAATTGAACCCGCAACCGGGTTGCCCGGCCTTCGTGGTGGAAAAGTCGGCGTCCGGCGCGCCGCTGGCCGATCTGCTGGAACGGATGGGAAAGTCGATCGCCGCCGTGACGGAACCGGACCGTTCGCCGTTGGCCGGCGAGCTGCTGCTCGGTCATTTGCGATACGGCACTTTCGGCCGGCAGGGGGTCGGCGCCTGCCATCCGTTCGTCCGGGAAAATGCCTGCCTGGAGCGTACTTTGCTGTTGGCGGGCAATTTCAACCTGACCGATACGGCGGAAATTTTCGAACAATTGCTGATCACCGGTCATCATCCGGCCAGCCGGCAGGACGGCGCACTGATTCTCGGTTTGATCGGACACTATCTGGAACAGGCGTTGACGAACCGGCATGACTGCGATCTGGGCGGCGTGCTGCAACGGGCGGCCGGCAGTTTCGACGGCGCCTTTACGCTATGCGGCATGCTGGCGGACGGCAAGGCGTTCGCGTTGCGCGATGCGGCCGGGATTCGTCCCGGCTTTTATTATGTTGACGACGAAGTGGTGGTGGTGGCCTCCGAGCGGCCGGCGATCCAGACCGCGTTCGACCTGCCGCCGGAACAGGTCAAACCGCTGCCGCCGGGAGACGCGCTGCTGATTGATCCGCGCGGCGAAGTGAGTTTGCGGCGCTGTCTGCCGGCCAGGCCGTTGCGGCAATGCGTTTTCGAACGGATTTACTTTTCGCGCGGCAATGACGCGGATATTTACCGGGAGCGCAAGGCCCTGGGGCGGGCGTTGCTGCCGCAGATTCTGGCGGAAACCGGCGGCGATCTGGAGCACACTTTTTTCTCCTACATTCCGAATACCGCCCAGATCAGTTTTCTCGGCTTGCTGGAATCGTTGCTGAAACTGCCGGGACATCCGGAGATCCGGTTCGGCCAAATTGCCGTCAAGGACGCCAAATTCCGGACCTTCATCACCAATGCGGCGGCCAGGAAGGATTTTTTCAAACACATTTACGATGTCACCTACGGCCAGATTGCCGCCGGAGTCGACACGCTGGTGGTGCTTGATGATTCGATCGTCCGCGGCAATACGATGCGCAATGCGATTCTGCCGATGCTGGACCGGCTCAAACCGCGGAAAATCGTCGTCGTCTCGGCGGCGCCGCCGATCGCCTATCCGGATTGCTATGGAATCGATATGGCCAGCTTGAAGGAACTGGTGGCTTTTGAAGCGTTGATTGCGCTGCTGGAGCAAGCGCGGAAACAGGACCTGCTGGAGGAGTGCTACCGGCAGGCTTTGGGGGTATTGAACGGCGGGGAGACATTGAAGAATTGGCTGACGCCATTGTATGAGCAGTTCAGTTTCGAAACATTGTCGCAGGCGATCGGCGACCGGTTGCGGCCGGCCGGCTTACGGGCGCAGTTGAGCGTCATTTTCCAGCGGGTGGAGGCGTTGAAAGTCTGTTGCCCGGAATATAGCGGCGATTGGTATTTCACCGGCGACTATCCGACGCCCGGCGGCTACCGGGTGGTCAACCGGGCATTGGT